TGTCCATGACGTCGACGTGGGCGTAGTCCGCGGTCGAGATGGCGTGCAGGTCGCGCTCGAGGTTCGCGAAGTCGGCCGACAGGATGCTCGGGTTGATCAGCGCAGGCATGCGCCCAGCCTAGGACGCCCGGACGCTAGGCTCCCGCGGTGTGACCACCGCCCCCTCCCCCGCGCCGGGCGGCGCCCGCCCCCGGGTCCGCGCCGCCACCCCGGACGACCTCACCATCGTCGCGGCGATCTTCGCCCCGTACGTCCGCACCACCGCCGTGACGTTCGACGAGGAGCCGCCGACCGCCGAGCAGTGGGACGCCCGCCTGGCCGACGCCCGGACACGCGGCCTGCCGTTCCTCGTCGCCGAGCTCGACGGAGAGGTCGTCGGGTACGCCTACGCGTCGCCGTGGCGCCCCAAGGCCGCCTACCGGCACACGGTGGAGGACACGATCTACCTCGCGCCCGAGGCCCAGGGGCGCGGTGTCGGCACCCGCCTGCTGTCCGCGCTCCTGGACGCCTGCACGGCGGCGGGGGTCCGGCAGGTCGTCGCCGTCATCGCGGACGACCCGGCCGCCGCGGGGTCCATCCCCCTGCACCGCCGGTTCGGGTTCGCCCCCGCCGGGACGCTCCAGGACGTCGGGTTCAAGCGCGGCCGGTGGGTGAGCACGGTCCTCATGCAGCGCACGCTCCACTGATCGCCGCCCGCCCGTCAGGGCCGGGCCACGTCGCCCGAGGGGTCCACGGGCCCCGCAGACGCGTCCGCGCGCGCCCGGAGCCCTCGGACCCGGTGGCTCCGGGGCGCCCTGCGAAGGCCCCGGGCTGCTCTGCGGGGCCCGGCGGCTGCTGGTGTCAGTCGAGCGAGGCCCGGAGGGCGTCCGTGCGCTCCTCGACGGTGCGCCACGCCTCGGGCGGCACGCCGGGGTGCGCGGCGCGGTCGATCTCGCCGAGCGCACCCCGCAGGGCGTCGAGGGTGGAGTCCACGACCCGGAGGGCGCGCCGTCGCGGCAGGCCCCACGAGACGCCCTCGGCGACGAGGTCGGCGCCGGTGAGCGCGTCCATGTCCCGCTCGCCCGCCACGTCCATCGCGAACACGCGCGACGCGTGGTCGTGGTGCAGGTGCATCGAGACGTCGTAGGCCGGGGCGAGGGCGACCGTGCCGTTCTCGCGGCGCAGGAGCGAGACGTTCTTGGCGTGCGCGTCGGTGTTCCCGACGGCGAGGTTGAGGGCCGTCAGCGCCAGCAGCGGGTCCGGGCGGGCGCCGTCGTCGCGCAGCACCTGCGCGATCGCGGCGAGCGAGGGGATGGCCCGCCCGTGCTGGAACTTGCGCTCCGGGTCGCGGGTGTTGATGCCGAGCGCCTGGGCACCGTCCTCCTGGTGGACGCGGCGCAGGCCCCCCGGAGCGGCCTCGTCGGGGACCCGGTCGTACCGGGACACGACGATGCACCGCATGTCGTCGAACGTCTCGACGTGGGCGTCGATCGAGGTGAGGCCGACACGTCGGGCGAGGTCGAGGGCCGCGGCCTCGGTGTCGACGAGGTCGGCCGTGGGCGAGTCCGCGGCGCGGGCGACCTTGAGGATGTGGGTCGTGGGCTGGTCCGGGGCCGCCTTGAACCAGGCTTCTCCGGTGCGGACGAGGCCGATCTTCGGCTCCATGCCCGGCAGGGAGCTGGTGAGGTGCTGGCTGCGTCCCTGCCCTCCGGCTCGCGCGACGCTCGCGCGCAGGAGCGCGGCGACGTCGGCGTCGTCGAGAGGGCGCGCGACGTCGGTGCCGGTGCGGGGTCGGGTACCCACGGGGACGAACTGGAGCGCGCCGACGGTGTCGCCCCCGTACGCGCCGAAGAAGCCGACGACGTCCTCCGGGTCGACGCCGGCGTCCATCGCCATGTGGTCACGGACCCGTCCCTCGGGCATGAGCCCGTCCAGCCAGGCCGTGACGCGCGCCGGCGGCGGGGCACCGTCGGGGTCCATGGGCAGCAGGTGGGAGAGCACACGGGCGCCGTACCCCCACCGCGCGACGGCGTCGGGGTCCCACGCGAGCTCGACCCGGGGGGCGGCGCGGCCGACGTCGCGCGCGGTGAACCGGGCGACCCGGCTGCCGTACAGCCAGGCGTCGAGCTCAGGCGTCAGCATCGGCGCTCCGCTCGCGCAGGCGCACCTCGATGTCGAGCTCGTCGAAGATCTCGAAGAG
This Isoptericola jiangsuensis DNA region includes the following protein-coding sequences:
- a CDS encoding GNAT family N-acetyltransferase translates to MTTAPSPAPGGARPRVRAATPDDLTIVAAIFAPYVRTTAVTFDEEPPTAEQWDARLADARTRGLPFLVAELDGEVVGYAYASPWRPKAAYRHTVEDTIYLAPEAQGRGVGTRLLSALLDACTAAGVRQVVAVIADDPAAAGSIPLHRRFGFAPAGTLQDVGFKRGRWVSTVLMQRTLH
- a CDS encoding type II toxin-antitoxin system HipA family toxin, translated to MLTPELDAWLYGSRVARFTARDVGRAAPRVELAWDPDAVARWGYGARVLSHLLPMDPDGAPPPARVTAWLDGLMPEGRVRDHMAMDAGVDPEDVVGFFGAYGGDTVGALQFVPVGTRPRTGTDVARPLDDADVAALLRASVARAGGQGRSQHLTSSLPGMEPKIGLVRTGEAWFKAAPDQPTTHILKVARAADSPTADLVDTEAAALDLARRVGLTSIDAHVETFDDMRCIVVSRYDRVPDEAAPGGLRRVHQEDGAQALGINTRDPERKFQHGRAIPSLAAIAQVLRDDGARPDPLLALTALNLAVGNTDAHAKNVSLLRRENGTVALAPAYDVSMHLHHDHASRVFAMDVAGERDMDALTGADLVAEGVSWGLPRRRALRVVDSTLDALRGALGEIDRAAHPGVPPEAWRTVEERTDALRASLD